The following are encoded together in the Populus trichocarpa isolate Nisqually-1 chromosome 5, P.trichocarpa_v4.1, whole genome shotgun sequence genome:
- the LOC7464804 gene encoding conserved oligomeric Golgi complex subunit 5, protein MATAAAAAQRSQLPSISTNASPSPSSSSPLQRLSTFKTPSASSPPPSSTTATSSASPLDSFSKDPFLSPFLSPSFSSTSFSSAALSSGSPASTAEHLHHAIRLLESQLRSEVLSRHPHLFHQLSSIKEAELSLSTLRSAISSMQSSIRRVRSELSDPHNAIKSKTIQLSNLHRTNQALQHTIRALRLSKKLRDLISASESEPEKLDLAKAAQLHYEILTMCNEYDLRGIDMVDEELNWVKEIGEKLRSQAMKVLERGMEGLNQAEVGTGLQVFYNLGELKVTVEQLVNKYKGMGVKSVGLALDMKAISASGGGYGPGGIRGSGTPQIGGGAKAREALWQRMGNCMDRLHSIVVAVWHLQRVLSKKRDPFTHVLLLDEVIKDGDPMLTDRVWEALVKAFASQMKSAFTASSFVKEIFAMGYPKLFSLTENLLERISHDTDVKGVLPAITLDGKEQMVAAIEIFQTAFLAMCLSRLSDLVNTVFPVSSRGSVPSKEQISRIISRIEEEVEAVQLDGRLTLLVFHEIGKVLLLLSERVEYQISAGHEARQITGPATAAQVRNFALCQHLQEIHTRISSMIAGLPTIAVDVLSPALGAIYGVARDSVTPLFKAMIDRLESCILQIHDQNFGAHGMDAAMDNNASPYMEELQKCILHFRTEFLSRLLPSSASATTAGTETICTQLVRSMASRVLIFFIRHASLVRPLSESGKLRMARDMAELELTVGQYLFPVQQLGPPYRALRAFRPLIFLETSQLGASPLLQDLPPSVILHHLYTRGPDELESPLQRNRLTPLQYSLWLDSQGEDQIWKGIKATLDDYAAKVRSRGDKEFSPVYPLMHHLGSLLTENAPVSQRH, encoded by the exons atggcaacagcagcagcagcagcgcaAAGATCTCAACTCCCCTCGATAAGCACAAAcgcctctccctctccctcctcctcttctcctcTCCAACGCCTCTCCACTTTCAAAACCCCTTCTGCTTCTTCTCCTCCACCATCTTCAACCACCGCAACCTCTTCTGCTTCACCTCTAGACTCTTTCTCCAAAGACCCATTCCTCTCCCCATTCCTCTCTCCCTCCTTCTCTTCCACTTCCTTCTCCTCCGCCGCCCTCTCCTCTGGCTCCCCTGCCTCCACCGCCGAACACCTCCACCATGCAATTCGCCTCCTCGAATCCCAACTCCGTTCCGAAGTCCTTTCCCGCCATCCCCACCTCTTCCACCAACTCTCGTCCATTAAAGAAGCTGAACTCTCCCTCTCCACCCTCCGATCGGCCATCTCTTCTATGCAGTCCTCTATTCGCCGCGTCAGATCCGAGCTTTCTGATCCCCATAACGCTATTAAATCAAAAACTATCCAGCTCTCCAATTTGCATCGTACCAACCAAGCATTACAACACACTATTCGCGCTCTGAGGTTGTCGAAAAAGCTTCGAGATTTAATTTCTGCATCAGAATCAGAGCCTGAAAAATTGGATCTTGCCAAGGCAGCGCAATTACATTACGAGATCTTGACAATGTGTAATGAGTATGATTTGAGAGGAATTGATATGGTTGACGAGGAGCTGAATTGGGTTAAAGAAATTGGGGAAAAACTGCGCAGCCAAGCCATGAAAGTGTTAGAGAGAGGAATGGAAGGATTGAATCAGGCAGAAGTAGGAACTGGGTTGCAAGTTTTCTATAATTTAGGAGAGCTGAAGGTGACTGTGGAGCAATTGGTGAATAAGTATAAGGGAATGGGAGTGAAGAGTGTGGGCTTGGCATTGGATATGAAGGCGATTTCTGCGAGTGGTGGTGGGTATGGGCCAGGAGGGATAAGAGGGAGTGGGACTCCACAGATTGGAGGAGGGGCAAAAGCAAGGGAGGCACTTTGGCAGAGAATGGGGAATTGTATGGATCGGTTGCATTCTATTGTTGTTGCTGTTTGGCATTTGCAGAGAGTGTTGTCCAAGAAGAGGGATCCATTTACGCATGTTTTGTTGCTTGATGAGGTTATTAAG GATGGTGATCCCATGCTAACAGACCGGGTTTGGGAGGCACTTGTGAAGGCTTTTGCTAGCCAAATGAAATCTGCTTTCACTGCATCAAGTTTTGTTAAGGAGATATTTGCTATGGGCTATCCTAAACTCTTCTCCTTGACAGAGAATCTACTTGAAAGAATCTCACATGATACAGATGTCAAAGGGGTTTTACCAGCTATTACTTTGGACGGAAAGGAACAGATGGTTGCTGCCATTGAAATATTCCAGACAGCTTTCTTGGCTATGTGCTTAAGTCGCCTTTCAGATCTTGTGAACACTGTTTTCCCGGTGTCCAGCCGTGGGAGTGTTCCTTCCAAAGAACAAATCTCAAGAATTATCTCCCGTATCGAGGAAGAGGTTGAAGCAGTCCAATTGGATGGGCGTTTGACTCTTCTTGTATTTCATGAAATAGGCAAGGTTTTGCTCCTGCTTTCAGAACGAGTTGAATACCAG ATATCTGCAGGTCATGAGGCACGCCAAATTACAGGTCCTGCAACTGCAGCACAAGTCAGGAACTTTGCTTTGTGCCAGCATTTACAAGAAATTCATACACGTATATCATCAATGATTGCTGGGCTGCCCACTATCGCAGTGGATGTGTTGTCTCCTGCACTGGGTGCAATATATGGGGTAGCTCGTGACTCAGTGACTCCCCTTTTCAAAGCAATGATTGACCGACTTGAGTCATGCATCCTGCAAATTCACGACCAGAACTTTGGTGCTCATGGTATGGATGCTGCAATGGACAACAATGCTTCACCTTACATGGAGGAGTTGCAGAAGTGCATTCTTCACTTTCGTACTGAGTTCTTGTCTAGGCTCTTACCTTCTTCAGCAAGTGCTACAACAGCTGGGACAGAAACTATATGCACCCAGCTTGTGAGAAGTATGGCATCACGGGTTTTGATATTCTTTATCAGACATGCCTCTCTTGTACGACCTCTTTCAGAATCAGGGAAACTGAGGATGGCTAGAGATATGGCTGAGCTGGAATTAACTGTAGGCCAATATTTGTTTCCTGTACAACAACTTGGACCACCGTACCGGGCACTCCGAGCGTTCCGGCCGCTTATTTTCCTGGAGACATCTCAGTTGGGAGCATCTCCTCTACTTCAAGATCTGCCACCAAGTGTCATACTCCACCACCTTTACACCCGAGGCCCTGATGAATTGGAATCACCACTGCAAAGGAACAGGCTTACACCTCTGCAGTATTCACTGTGGCTGGATTCTCAAGGGGAGGATCAGATTTGGAAAGGTATCAAAGCAACTTTAGATGATTATGCTGCAAAGGTTAGATCAAGAGGAGACAAGGAATTTAGCCCTGTATATCCTCTTATGCATCATTTAGGGTCATTGTTGACAGAGAATGCCCCCGTGTCCCAAAGGCATTAA